The following are encoded in a window of Peromyscus eremicus chromosome 12, PerEre_H2_v1, whole genome shotgun sequence genomic DNA:
- the Sdf2l1 gene encoding stromal cell-derived factor 2-like protein 1, with protein MRGASRGGVAGALLGLLLVLSVRSGGASKASAGLVTCGSVLKLLNTHHKVRLHSHDIKYGSGSGQQSVTGVEASDDANSYWRIRGGSEGGCPRGLPVRCGQAVRLTHVLTGKNLHTHHFPSPLSNNQEVSAFGEDGEGDDLDLWTVRCSGQHWEREASVRFQHVGTSVFLSVTGEQYGNPIRGQHEVHGMSSANAHNTWKAMEGIFIKPGADLSTGHDEL; from the exons ATGCGGGGCGCGAGCCGCGGCGGGGTAGCCGGGGCGCTGCTGGGGCTGCTGCTGGTGCTCTCGGTGCGGAGCGGTGGCGCGTCCAAGGCAAGCGCCGGGCTCGTGACCTGCGGGTCAGTGCTGAAGCTGCTCAACACCCACCACAAAGTGCGGCTGCACTCACACGACATCAAATACGGATCCG GCAGCGGCCAACAGTCGGTAACCGGCGTGGAGGCGTCCGACGATGCCAACAGTTACTGGCGGATTCGCGGCGGCTCCGAGGGCGGGTGCCCGCGCGGACTCCCGGTGCGTTGTGGGCAGGCAGTTCGGCTCACGCACGTGCTCACCGGCAAGAACCTGCACACGCACCACTTCCCGTCGCCGCTATCCAACAACCAG GAGGTGAGTGCTTTTGGGGAAGACGGTGAGGGTGACGACCTGGACCTGTGGACAGTACGATGTTCTGGGCAACACTGGGAGCGTGAGGCCAGCGTCCGCTTCCAGCACGTGGGCACCTCTGTGTTCCTGTCGGTCACTGGTGAGCAGTATGGTAACCCCATTCGTGGGCAGCATGAGGTGCACGGCATGTCTAGCGCCAATGCTCACAACACATGGAAGGCCATGGAAGGCATCTTCATCAAGCCTGGAGCAGATCTCTCTACAGGTCATGATGAACTCTGA
- the Ccdc116 gene encoding coiled-coil domain-containing protein 116: MARYRHHSGYLADDEAGHNMAWMQLHKKHLLPERGSTCRLGRVPHLPSMNRYSEHQGHQQKPRRPQGFGTFLDFLTEGQVLESLQTVVEQATERLAATKTEAGVPLVDVQDPLEVPSGRQRARTRPSINSVHRHRARPTLCAGCPNNYPSCSSSVSDCHSSITAGGLGSHSQDSDPGARGIGSLPPMRDKLLLEKNLKRLLRLENKGKGLNQSCSRRDSPLWDSLGSQTCSSQWTREQPLSWVTRLWGSSSTTPETSELGLGEQEMIFLKEELNKGMKSLLNQPASFNVPAYCSLREPHCTLDFLAEHRLFPALQRVVSQAVHKLSHACRHDGFPLFSVASEPNSMLPGNSDLLQPDSKASVPTSREDGVEPCDSPTTASSLKTARKKSKGRRESPSMSNAQMTTRFRLKSPGTKFPRRKPLPSTSSVSSLSYVSDPWFEELTSFLVEQAVSLLLCKYKFEESLTKQLGFISFPVTELLMDIFLGFKKVKGTHIRLSSDINWTCLLRKLEEAELARQATRHASRPAASHPSTSRVGTSRHSSESPSVQPKLAGAATQDQSAGSRFFLRPELPIRQLLSPRDPGTGQEQMPRSPSEPKLSVFSTGMGSRSSQSKEIVNTEEGEDSEEEEEDGGSEEDDLKNSSEDEQPEVSLPEPEVEDFINESIVKSPSDSP; this comes from the exons ATGGCAAGGTACCGCCACCACTCAGGATATCTGGCTGATGACGAGGCTGGCCACAACATGGCTTGG ATGCAGCTGCACAAGAAGCACCTGTTGCCAGAAAGGGGGTCAACCTGCAGACTCGGACGTGTGCCACACCTACCATCGATGAACCGATACTCAGAGCACCAGGGCCACCAGCAAAAGCCTAGGCGCCCTCAGGGGTTCGGCACCTTCCTGGATTTCCTGACAGAGGGACAGGTACTGGAAAGCTTGCAGACAGTGGTGGAGCAGGCGACAGAGCGTTTGGCTGCCACGAAGACGGAGGCTGGGGTGCCACTGGTGGATGTACAAGACCCGTTGGAAGTGCCAAGTGGTAGGCAGCGGGCTCGAACCAGACCCAGCATCAACTCTGTGCATCGGCACCGCGCTCGGCCCACGCTGTGTGCTGGGTGCCCAAACAATTACCCATCTTGCTCCAGCTCCGTGTCTGACTGCCATAGCAGCATCACAGCTGGCGGGCTGGGCTCCCACAGCCAGGACAGTGACCCTGGTGCCCGAGGCATAGGCTCACTGCCACCTATGAGGGACAAACTCCTGCTTGAGAAAAACCTCAAGAGGCTACTGCGTCTGGAGAACAAAGGG AAAGGCCTGAATCAATCCTGCTCCCGGAGGGATTCTCCGCTGTGGGACTCACTGGGCAGCCAGACCTGCAGCAGTCAGTGGACCCGGGAGCAGCCCCTGTCTTGGGTCACTAGGCTTTGGGGCTCCAGCTCAACCACCCCTGAAACATCAGAGTTGGGACTCGGAGAACAGGAGATGATTTTCCTTAAAGAAGAGTTAAACAAGGGGATGAAGTCACTGTTAAACCAGCCAGCGTCCTTCAACGTGCCTGCCTATTGTTCACTCAGGGAACCCCACTGTACCCTGGACTTCCTGGCTGAGCATCGCCTCTTTCCTGCCCTGCAGCGTGTGGTCAGCCAGGCGGTACACAAGCTCAGCCATGCCTGCCGCCACGAtggcttccctctcttctctgttgCCTCGGAGCCCAACTCAATGCTGCCCGGGAATTCTGATCTTCTGCAGCCGGACTCTAAGGCATCCGTACCCACCAGCAGGGAGGATGGGGTGGAGCCTTGTGATTCTCCCACCACAGCCTCCAGCCTTAAGACAGCTCGCAAGAAAAGCAAGGGCAGACGGGAGTCCCCCTCCATGTCTAATGCCCAGATGACCACCAGATTCAGGCTCAAG AGCCCTGGCACAAAGTTCCCGAGAAGGAAGCCCCTGCCGTCCACCTCATCTGTGTCCAGCCTGTCCTACGTCTCTGACCCCTGGTTTGAGGAGCTCACCAGCTTTTTGGTTGAGCAGGCAGTCTCCTTGCTTCTCTGCAAGTACAAGTTTGAGGAAAGTCTCACGAAGCAACTCGGCTTCATCTCCTTTCCTGTCACTGAGCTTCTCATGGACATCTTTCTGGGCTTCAAGAAGGTGAAGGGCACCCACATCCGTTTGTCCTCAGACATCAACTGGACCTGCCTTCTGCGCAAATTGGAAGAAGCCGAGTTGGCAAGGCAGGCCACGAGGCATGCCTCCAGGCCAGCGGCCTCCCACCCCAGTACCTCCCGTGTTGGCACCTCCCGCCACAGCTCAGAATCGCCCTCTGTGCAACCCAAGCTTGCTGGTGCCGCCACTCAGGATCAGAGTGCAGGGTCCCGATTCTTCCTCCGCCCTGAGTTGCCAATCCGCCAGCTGCTCAGCCCTCGGGATCCTGGTACAGGCCAGGAACAGATGCCCAGGAGCCCTTCAGAGCCCAAGCTGTCTGTGTTCAGCACTGGTATGGGCTCCAGATCCTCCCAGTCCAAGGAAATAGTAAATACCGAAGAGggtgaggacagtgaggaggaggaggaggatgggggaaGTGAAGAAGATGATCTCAAGAATTCCTCTGAGGATGAGCAGCCTGAGGTTAGCCTGCCTGAGCCTGAGGTGGAGGACTTTATCAATGAGTCCATTGTAAAGAGCCCCAGTGACTCCCCATGA